The following is a genomic window from Niabella soli DSM 19437.
CGCTGCCACCACATAAGTGGTAGCCGCCCATTTTAAAGCATCCTTCGCCATCGGGTATTCCCTGTTGTTAGCAACATTGGTGTGGTTCAGCCAGTTCAGGGCTCTCTTGCTCGCGTCAAACTCGACCGGAAGGGTTATCAGCGAAAAAACCACAGTAATAGCCATTAATACGATGCCGGCCAGCAGCAGCAGGTAACTACCCGAAGCGGCCATGATCAACCCGGCCAGCAATACCCAGTTTACGATCATCGAACTAAATTGCACCGCCGGAACCAGCCTGCTACGCAATTGCAACGGCGCATACCCGGCGGCATGCTGTACCGCATGTCCGCATTCATGGGCCGCCACTGCGGCAGCGGCCACCGTGGCGCCCTCATATACATCGGGGCTCAGGTTTACTGTTTTCTTTTCGGGATCATAATGGTCGCTTAAAAATCCCTGCACACTGATCACCTGCACGTCATAAATGCCGTTTTCATGCAGCATCTTTTCGGCCACTTCCTTCCCGCTGAGGCCCGCAGACAGGGGCACCTTGCTGTAACGGTTGAATTTACCCTTTAAAATCAGGGACACGATCATACTGACGCCCATGAATAATAAAGAAACCACCCAGATTTCACTCGTCATATTTCCTTTTTTAAAAGAATCCCCGCAATTCTGGAACCAAAATAAAAATCTTATAACGGAATAAGACTTTTTGTCATGTAGATAAGTTTTTTTAAGAATATTTTAGCGATATATTTAGATTTAAATATTTGATTAATAATATTTTACATATATATTAAAGGGTGCTGTTTTGTCCGTTTTTAATTTCTTAACCCAAGGTTCAATTAATTTGATTTTTTATTTCTGTGGCAGATTTGTACCTTAGTATCAGAATTTAATGGGTTAGTAAGTATTAAGGTCAGTCGAAAGATTGGCCTTTTTACTTTTAAAACCACTCCTGAGCACTGATTACTGAACACTGATTACTGTATACTAAAAACTGAATACTTCATTCTGCTATCTTTACTCCATGGCTAAAATAAAAAAATCGTTTTTCTGTCAGCATTGTGGATATGAAAGTGTAAAATGGTTGGGGCAATGTCCTTCCTGCGGACAGTGGAATACATTTGTGGAAGAGGTAATTGATAAAGGATCAGATAAAACCGACTGGAAAAACTATGTACCGGGTACAGATCGTACTAATAAAGTAATTTCCCTACATGATATTGTAAGTAATGAAGAAAAGCGCCTGGCAACCCGTGATGCAGAACTGAACCGCGTGCTGGGCGGTGGCATTGTAAGCGGCAGCCTGGTGTTGGTTGCCGGTGAGCCGGGTATTGGAAAGAGCACGTTGTTCCTGCAATGCGGGCTGCAATTTACCAATACGAAAGTGTTGTATATAAGCGGAGAAGAAAGTGAACAGCAAATTAAAATGCGGGCCGATCGTTTAACCGCCAACAGCAACGCAACAACCAATGAAAATTTCTTTTTGCTTACGGAAACATCCACTCAAACCATTTTCCAGGAAATAAAAAAACTAAAACCGCAATTGGTCATTGTGGATTCGGTTCAAACATTACAATCACCGGTTATTGATGCTTCTGCAGGAAGTATCTCGCAGATAAAAGAATGTGCCGCAGAATTTCAACGGTATGCCAAGGAAACCGGCACACCCGTTTTTTTAATCGGTCATATTACCAAGGAAGGAAGTATTGCCGGGCCAAAGATCCTGGAACATATGGTGGATGTGGTATTGCAGTTTGAAGGAGACCGCCATTATGCGTATCGCATATTGCGCACCTTTAAAAACCGGTTTGGAAGCACTTCGGAGCTGGGTATTTATGAAATGACCGATGTAGGCATGCGTGGAGTGGCCAACCCCTCTGAAATACTGATCACGCAAAAGGAAGAACAGCTAAGCGGAACAGCTATTGCGGCAACCATAGAGGGCGTGCGCCCCTTACTGATTGAAGTACAGTCGCTGGTAACACAGTCTGTGTATGGTACGCCACAGCGGACGGCTTCCGGTTTCGATTTAAGGCGGCTGCAATTGCTGCTGGCCGTGCTGGAAAAAAGAGGCGGTTTTCATTTTGGTGTGAAAGATGTATTCTTAAATATCGCCGGCGGTATAAAGGTAGAAGATCCGTCCATAGATCTTGCGGTGCTTTGCTCCCTGCTTTCTTCCTATGAAGATGTTCCTTTAGGGCAGGCGATCTGTTTTGCCGGAGAGGTGGGTTTAAGCGGTGAGATCCGGGCGGTAAATAAAATTGATCAGCGCATTGCTGAAGCGGAAAAACTGGGTTTTGAAAAGATCATCGTATCTAAATACAACCAATCGCTAAAGAACCTCAGCCGGTTTAATATTGAAGTGATCTGCATGGGCCGGGTGGAAGAAGTGTATCAGTATTTGTTTTGATAGGTGTTTTTTATCTCACAGATTACACGGATTTTCACAGAAGCTATCTAAAATCTGTGTAAGTCTGCGGAATCTGTGAGCCATTGCTACTGTGCCCACCCTGTTGCGTTAAATTAACGTATCTTAGTAAAAACACCAACACATGAATAGCATTGCCTCTATGAAAAATGCGTTGCTCCATCTGTTTTATCCACACGTTTGCGCCGGTTGTGGAAGTGACGCGCTGCCGCGGGACAGCCAGCTTTGCTTTCTTTGTTTACAGGAACTGCCGGTAACCGGTTTTGAAAGGCATTGCAATAATCCCGTTGAAAAGATCTTTTCCGGGCGGTTACAATTTGAAGCGGCCACGGCTTTTTGTTATTTCTCCAAACAGGCGGCATTGCAACATATATTGCATCAGTTTAAATACGGAGGCAATAGAGCGCTGGGCCGTCAACTGGGAATCGCGTTTGGACAGGCAGTAAAAAAATCGGATCGTTTCAACACCATTGATGCCATTGTGCCTCTGCCGCTACACAGCGTCCGTGAGCGCAAAAGAGGCTATAACCAGGCGGCTGTGCTTGCCGAAAGTATCGCTGAAGTGATGGAAGTACCTGTTTGGGAAGACATTGTGCACCGTGTTGCCGCCACAGCCACGCAAACAAAAAAGAACCGGGTGGAGCGCTGGCAGAATATGCAGGGAAAGTTTTTTATTGCTGAGAATCAAAAAGCTGCCGGCAAACACCTGCTTTTAATAGATGATGTGGTTACCACCGGCGCAACCCTTGAGGCCTGTGGAAGCGTCCTTTTGAATATGCCCGGGGTGCGCCTGAGTATTGCGGCTTTGTGTTATGCAAGTGATTAACAGTTAGCTGAGCAGTGAACCGGACGCTGAAGAGTGCGATGCAAGTAAATTTAATAGTAGTGCTGCAGCGGGGCACATAAAAAGAAAAAATCCATTTACCTTTAGGATATAAATAAATTTGATATGAAACTATTAGTAATAACACTGGCGCTGATCATGGGTATTGCCGCCGGTTCCATTTACGATTTTAAAGTAGATGGCTTAACAGGAGGAACCATTAATCTTAAAGATTATAAGGGTAAAAAAATATTGATTGTAAATACCGCCAGCAAATGCGGCTTTACGCATCAATACGAGGGGTTGGAGCAATTGTATGAAAAATATAAAGATAAATTGGTGATCATTGGTTTCCCGGCCAATAACTTTAAGGAGCAGGAGCCGGGCTCCAATGGTGAGATTGCCGAGTTCTGCAAAAAGAATTACGGGGTGTCCTTTCCTATGGCGAAAAAGATTTCCGTTAAAGGCGATGACACGGCGCCTATTTATAAATATTTAATTGCCGAAGCAGAGAAAAAAGGCATAAAGGACCCGATCAAATGGAATTTTACGAAGTTTTTGATTGACGAGAAGGGGAACCTGGTTACTGTATTCCCTTCTAAAGTAGAACCCATGAGTGAAGATCTTTTAAAATACCTGAACTAAGTTCTATATATATTTTTCCTGCAACAGGTAATTGATGGCCCCGGTTTTGTCGGGGCTATTTTTTATATTCGTATAAATTAAACGTATGCGCGATTGGTTATTATTTATCTGTGGCGGGTTGCTGCTGGCGGCTTGTACTTCAAAGAAACCAGCAGACCTCTTGGTTTATAACGCCACTATTTATACGGCCGATAGCAGTTTTAGTACAGCGGAGGCAATGGTAATAAAAGACGGAAGGATTATAGCCGTTGGGAAAAAAAGCACACTCGAAAATGCATACCAGTCTAAAAGCAGTTTGAACGCGGAAGGGAAATACATTTACCCGGGTTTTATAGACGCGCACGCCCATTTTGCAGGGTATGCAAAGGGTTTAGGAGAAGTAGATCTTGTAAATACCACCAGTTGGGAGGCCGTGCTGCGGCGGTGCAGCGATTTTAAAACAGAAGGAGATACAATGTCCTGGATCATTGGGCGTGGCTGGGATCAGAACGACTGGCCGGTTAAAGAATTCCCGACAAATGAGGAACTGAATAAACGGTATCCCAACCGGCCGGTTTATTTAAGCCGCATCGACGGGCACGCGGCCATCGCGAATAATAAAGCATTGGAGCTGGCGGGAGTAAAAGCCGGAGATACCATTAGCGGCGGTACTTACCAGGTAAAGAACGGCAGGCTTACCGGGTTGCTTGTTGATAATGCCATGGACAGGGTTGCGGCCAAAATACCGGATCCTTCACCAACTGTAATGAAAACACTGGTGCTGCGGGCGCAACAAAATTGTTTTGGCGTGGGGTTGACCGGTATTCATGATTGCGGACTGGATTACGAAGCGGTTGATAAAATTGCCGCTCTTCAACAATCTGGTGAGCTGAAAATGCGTCTTTATATTATGCTAAGCGATGCGAAGAAAAATTATGAATACCTGGCGAAGCACGGCATCATTAAAACCGAACGGTTAAATGTAAGAGGATTTAAGTTATATGCAGATGGCGCCCTGGGTTCCAGAGGGGCTTGCTTGTTACATGACTATGCAGATAAGCCCGGCTGGCGGGGTTTTTTATTAAGCAATCCTGCGCATTTTGATTCTATGGCGGCAATCATTGTAAAAAATAACTGGCAAATGTGCACCCATGCTATCGGCGACAGTGGTAATCGCACACTATTAAAAATTTATGCAAAATACCTGGGCGGAAAAAATGACCGCCGCTGGCGGATGGAGCATGCACAGGTGATCAGTCCGGATGATTTTCATTTTTTTGAAGACAATAATATCATTGCTTCGGTGCAGCCTACGCATGCCACTTCAGATATGTACTGGGCCGGTGATCGTTTAGGAAAAGAGCGCCTGAAAGGAGCCTATGCCTACGAACGATTATTAAAAGAGAACGGATGGATCCCCTTGGGCACTGATTTCCCCGTGGAAGATATTTCCCCTTTAAAAACATTTTATGCCGCGGTGGTAAGAAAAGATGCGAAGGGATTTCCTGCCGGCGGTTTTCAAATGGAGAACGCGCTTACGCGGGAGCAAGCCTTACGGGGCATGACGATCTGGGCGGCGCGGGCGGCTTTTGAAGAAAAAGAAAAAGGAAGCCTGGAACCGGGCAAGTTCGCCGATTTTGTTATTTTGGACAGGGATCTTATGACTGAGCCTGAGGCCACAATGCTTACCACCAAAGTGTTGAAAACCTATGTGGGCGGGGAGCGCGTATTTTAAAATGGCATCAACTAATCGCCCAAGGCGATAGAATGGAGCTGCGAGGCTGCAAGCCTCGCATAGCATCGGCACCGCTAAGGCGCGAAGATGTGTTTATTTCCTTTCTCCTGGTGTCATAGCCTCCTGGCGGTTACCTGTTTTGCCTTCCCCACCCCAAAATAAAAAAAGCCCCTCATTTCAGAAGGGCTTTCTATTATTTGCTACATCAAATTATACATCGTAGGTAGTGGATGCCGTATCGCCGCCGCGTCCGGTCCAGTTGGTATGGAAAAACTGTCCGCGGGGTTTGTCGATTCTTTCGTAAGTATGGGCGCCAAAATAATCGCGCTGCGCCTGGAGCAGGTTTGCCGGTAATCTTGCTGAACGGTATCCATCGTAATAGTTAATGGCAGCGCTCAGGCAGGGAGCGGGTATGCCGTTTAGCATTGAAGTGGCCGTAACATTCCGCAGTCCTTCCTGGCAGGCCTGTATCTTTTCGGCAAAATAGGGATCGAGCAGTAAATTAGACAGGTCGGGGTTTTTATCAAAAGCTTCTTTAATATTGCCCAGGAAGCGGGAGCGGATGATACAGCCGCCTCTCCACATCAATGCAATATTGCCATAGCTTAATTCCCATCCGTATTCTTTGGCTGCTGCTTTCATCATCTGGTAACCCTGTGCATAGGAGATCACTTTGGCGGCATACAACGCATCGCGGAGCTGGTTGATAAATGCTTTTTTATCGCCATTAAAAGAAGGTGCAGGTCCGGCAGTAAGCACTTTAGAAGCAGCTACCCGCTCGTCTTTCAAGGCCGACAGGCATCTTGCGAAAACGGATTCCGTAATGAGTGTTAAGGGAATACCCAGTTCCAGGGCAACGGTTCCGGTCCATTTACCGGTACCTTTCTGGCCTGCGGTATCTAAAATTTTATCGATAATGGGCGTGCCGTCCTCTTTATAAGCCAGGATATCGCGGGTGATTTCGATCAGGTAACTATCCAGCTCGCCCTCGTTCCACTCTTTAAATACCTCATGCATCTCATCGGCCGACAGGCCTAATACCTCTTTCATGATCTGGTACACTTCGCAGATCAGTTGCATATCACCATATTCAATACCGTTATGCACCATCTTTACGAAATGCCCTGCACCGCCGTTGCCTACCCAATCACAGCAGGGGGAGCCGTCATCAACTTTAGCAGCTATGCCCTGGAAAACAGGTTTTACATCCGCCCAGGCGCTGGTAGAGCCGCCCGGCATAATAGAGGGGCCTAACAAAGCGCCTTCTTCTCCACCGGAAACACCGGTACCGATATAGCGTAGGCCTTTACTTTCTACATATTTTACGCGACGTTCGGTATCAGGAAAATGAGAATTTCCACCATCGATAATAATATCGCCTTTATCCAGATGGGGGATCAGCAGTTCAATAAAATCATCTACGGGTTTACCGGCTTTGACCATCAGCATTATTTTGCGGGGGGCTTTTAGCGAAGCCACCAGTTCTTCAATAGAATGCGCTCCGTAAATATTTTTGCCTTTGGCTCTTCCATTTACAAAATGCTCCACTTTATCTACCGTGCGGTTGTAGGCGGTTACATGAAAGCCCTTGCTTTCCATGTTCAGGATCAGGTTCTCACCCATAACTGCCAGCCCGATTACGCCGATATCAGAAATTTCTTTCATAATTGTTCAAGATTAATAGTAGTTCAGAATTTAAGAAAGCCAAATTTAATCTTATGAGGGATTAAAACCAATTCATTAGCGTCTGTAGCGGCTATTATTGGAAAATTTATAATTAAATAGCTGTTTTCATAACACTTTTTTAAGCAGAACGATATAGGTAGGGAAGTGGTCGCTATAGCCGCCGCGATAGTTGTCGCCACTGTAGCTGCGCATGGGGTAGCCTTTATAAGGGCCGATATTTTCGATCATATAGGCTTTTTTGAAAACAGCATTTTTATAGAAGAAAAAGCCTGGCTGCTTTTTATCGGTAAAGCCTTCTGAAAGGAGTATCTGGTCAAACAGGCTCCAGGCATTCTGATACGCCAGGGAGCCGTTACCAATCTTATATAAGGTATGCCAGGGATTATACAGTTCGCCCATTTTTATGTCATGTATCTTATCTGTAGTTTTTAACGTTTTTACAATGCTGTTGCTGACCGGTTCATCATTAAAATCGCCCATAACGATAATCTTGCTCAGGGGGTCATGGTTGATGAGTGTATCGATAAATTTTCGAACGGCGGCCGCTGCGGCAATACGCCCCGGTTCCGATTTTTTTTCGCCTCCATAACGACTGGGCCAGTGGTTTACAAAAATGTGCACCCGTTCGTTTTCAAGCAACCCAGTCACCCAAAGAATGTCGCGGGTGTAGGGCGCTTCCTTGGCGCCCTCCGGCAGGCGCACATAGAGGGGCCTGCTTTTAAGTATTTTAAAATACCGGGGATTATAGAGCAATGCCACATCAATACCCCGGGCATCTTTCGAATCATAATGAACATAACGATAGCTTCTTTTGGCCAGTAACGGATGTTTTACCAGGGTATCTAAAACCGCATCGTTTTCCACTTCCGCAAGGCCCAGCACCGCTGGCCCATCGGGATTAGTATTTGTTCCGATTGCCGCAATTACTGTACAAAGATGAAGGACCTTGTCGTTGAAAGCTGCGCTGGTATAGGCCTTGGTGCCATTAGGAGTAAAACTTTCGTCGTCGTTTTTTCCGTGAAAAAGGGTGTCATAAAAATTTTCAAGGTTATAAAAGGCAATAACGGCTGATCGATATTGGCTTGGCTGAGCTGTGGTATTTGTGCCCTGCAAACAAATGAAGAGTGTAATAAAATAAACGGGTATTTTTTTCATAGGGTGTATTTATTTAGGTTGCTTAAAACTACGGCTTATTTTAATAACTCCATAATTTTTCAACATCACAAGGGGTTCCAAAGAGGCGCTGCCAAAAAATATTGGGCACAAGTCTGATAATAAAAAAAAGTTGTTAACTTTAGGCCAACCTAAAAAACCACGCTACATGAAAACCGCCTTAACCTTGTTAAGCCTTTGTGCTTGCCTGTTTGCAAAAACGCAAACCTATCCGCTTACTTTAACAGACACGCTTCCCAAACAAGATTCCCTGGTTCCGGATGCTGAAGAAGAAATGAAGGATGTTTTGCCGGTTGTTACGCTGGATGATAATGCTGAAAATGAAGAGCACCCCGGTGTTTCGTCGATCCTTTCCTCCGGCAGGGATCCGTTCTTATCCGCTGCTGCGTTCAACTTTTTTACTTTCCGTTTTAGGTTAAGAGGCTATAATAATGGAAATGCGCTGTACCTGAACGGATTGGATCATACGGGTCTTGATAACGGGTTTATTCCTTATAATATCTGGTCTGGCCTTGCCAATATAATGCGCGCACGGCAGGATGGCTATGGTCTGGAGGCGACGGGATTTGCTTTTGGAACTGCCGGACTGAACACTAATATTGATCTGCGTGCAGGGGTGCAACGGGCGCAAACGCAGATCGGGTATGCGCTTTCCAATCGTAATTACCGGCATCGTTCTTTGCTTACGCACGGGTCGGGATTTAATAAAAAAGGATGGGCCTACAGTTTTATGTTGAGCACCCGCTATGCGGATGAAGGATATATTCCGGGAACTTATTATCGTGGGTTAAGCTATTATGCTGCGCTTGACAAAAAATGGAATCTGAAAAATACGGTATCACTGATCGCTTTGGGTGCGCCGGTTGAAAATGGCCGCCAGGCCGCAAGTGTACAGGAAGCGATGGACCTGGCCGGCACCAATTTTTATAATCCCTCCTGGGGATATCAAAACGGCGCGAAGCGCAATTCGAATGTAGCTACTGCTTTTCAGCCGGCTTTTATGGGGGTATATGAGTATAAGCCCAATAACCATACTAACTGGACCACAACGCTGGGCTATATTTCAGGGAAGAAAAAAAATTCCGCATTCGACTGGTATAATGCGCCCGATCCGCGACCGGATTACTACCGGTATCTGCCGGGTTATTATACATCCGGGCAACCAGCGCTGGCTGCAATATTGCGACAACAAATGGTGGATCACCCCAACCTGTTGCAGGTAAACTGGCCGCAGCTTTATGAAGTGAATCGCGGGAACACGGCAACGGTGCTTAATGTAAATGGCGTAACCGGGAATGATGTTACCGGCGCACGTTCTTTATATATCTTATCGAACCGCGTAAATGAGCTGCACCGGATCATGATTAACAGTGTTTACAATACCAAACTGAATAAGCGGATCGCCTTTACCGCAGGGGCGGATTACCAGCACCAAAGCAACCATTATTACCAGGAGGTAAAAGATCTGTTGGGTGGGGCCTTCTGGGTAAACGTTAATCAATTTGCAGAGCGGGATTTCCCCAATGATCCCCGTGCGCAGCAATATGATGTGGATCGTCCGAACCAGTTGAAAAAAAAAGGGGATGCTTATGGGTACGATTATCAAATGAAGGTGGACCGGCTGGGCGGCTGGGTGCAGACAATGCTACTGCTGGATCATTTTGATTTGTTTGTTTCGGGACGATTGTCCTTCACCAGGTTCTGGAGAACAGGATTGAACCGGAATGGCCTGTTTCCTGATCATTCTTTCGGAGTGTCAAAAAAGGTCGCCTTTTTAAATCCGGAAGTAAAAGCGGGCATTGTTTATAAACTGAATGGGCGGAACTATTTTTTTGTTAACGGCGGTTATTTTAGTAAGGCCCCTTATTTTGACAATGTGTTTATTGCGCCCCGGACAAGAAACACTTTGCAAAGCGATACCATCAGGAGCGAAATCACCCAAACGATTGAGGGCGGCTACAGGTTAAACAGTCCGCGTGTTCAGTTGAGCATAAAGGGGTACTACACTTCGGTTAAAAACACCTATGATGTGCTGACGTTTTACCATGACCAGTACCAGGATTTTGTGAACTATGCGCTCAGCGGAATGAATACATTGTATTTCGGTGGAGAACTGGGGGCTACAATAAAGCTTACGCCCGGCCTTAGTTTTAACGGAGCGGCGGCGGTTGGCCGGTATTATTATAACAGCAGGCCCCATGCCGTGATTACCGTCGATAACAGCGCGGTTGCATTGGCCGCTCAAACGGTGTATCTGAAAAATTTCAGGGTGGCTTCAACACCTCAAACGGCCTACAGTGCGGGATTATTTTATCGTTCGCCCCGGTATTGGTTTATAAGCATAACGGGTAATTATTTTGATCATTCATGGTTGTCGCTAAACCCTATACGCCGTACGGCGGCGGCAATAGGAACCGACAATCCCACATCTTTCGAAGAACAGGAGTCTATTTATAAGATGATCGCACAGGAAAAATTGCCTGCGCAGTTTACCCTTGACTTTTTTGGGGGCTGGTCGAAGCGGTTGTCCCGGAAACTGATGATACATCATAAACCCGTTTATCTTGTTTTTTATCTGAGCGTGAATAATCTATTAGATAATAAAAAAATGCGTTCCGGCGGATTTGAACAACTGCGGTTCGATATGGCCGACAAGGACATCAATAAGTTTCCGCCAAAATATTATTATGCCACCGGTCTCAATTATACTGCAAGCCTTATGCTTCGATTTAATTAATACTAACCAGTGAATAAAAACAATCATATGAAAAAGTCATTTATCCGGATTTGTAAATCAACCGTAAAATTCTTATTGCCCGGGATACTACTCTTATTGGCCTGCAATAAGAAGTTTGATGAGCCGCCTATTAATGAAGACCCGGATATTGCAGTAACGATGACGATTGCCGAACTAAAAGCACGTTATCAGGGTGTGGGCTTTTTTCAGAATATAGAAGAGGATAAGACTATTACCGGAGTGATAACGGCGGACGACCGGTCCGGCAACTTTTATAAACAGATCGTGATACAGGATGAAACAGGTGCGATCCCCATTTTGCTGGACGGGACCAATGTTTATACCTCCTACCCGGTGGGACGGCGCGTTTTTGTGAACCTGAAGGGATTGATGTTGGGAGATTATGGCGGCACGATCCAATTGGGTTTGGATTCCTCAAGATCGGGGGCGGGCTACCTGAATCTTGGCCGAATCCCTTCTGTCCAGTTTGATCTGTTTATCACAAAAGGCTCTTATGGAAACTCCGTTGCGCCTAAGGTGATTACGCCCGCAGACTTATCTGTGAATATCCTCAACCCCCTGCAAAGCACGTTGGTGCAGTTGGACCATTTTCAGTTTGCAGACGGCGATACCGCTAAAACCTACGGCGATCCTTCCAAAAAAATAAGCGCCTTAAATTTCACGCTCTGGAACTGCGATAAAAAATCAATTGTTTTACGCAACAGCAGCTATGCCGTGTTTGCTGCGCTGAAAGTACCACAGGGTAATGGAAGTATTGTTGGTATCAGCAATATGTTTAACGGTACCCAGCAAGTTTTAATCAGAGATACAACCGATGTAAGATTGAGTCAGCCCCGGTGCAGCCCCTGATTGGTTCATCTCTTGCTATACTTAACAAGGGATAAAAAAGTGAATTAAAAACGTTCTTTAATAAATGTCCGGGGAAATGTACAGAAGAAACATCCAATGAAAAATGCGGACGTAAATCTGGTTAAGGTTGACAAGTTGCCTCTCCTAAACAAATACTCCTTTTTCCTTTTGTATTCTTTATTGGATATTTTACATTTATGCTGAATCAGCTTCCCTGTTTCCGGAGATATTTAGTAAGAATTACAATGGTCTGACCTTCAATTTTACCTTCG
Proteins encoded in this region:
- a CDS encoding TonB-dependent receptor; its protein translation is MKTALTLLSLCACLFAKTQTYPLTLTDTLPKQDSLVPDAEEEMKDVLPVVTLDDNAENEEHPGVSSILSSGRDPFLSAAAFNFFTFRFRLRGYNNGNALYLNGLDHTGLDNGFIPYNIWSGLANIMRARQDGYGLEATGFAFGTAGLNTNIDLRAGVQRAQTQIGYALSNRNYRHRSLLTHGSGFNKKGWAYSFMLSTRYADEGYIPGTYYRGLSYYAALDKKWNLKNTVSLIALGAPVENGRQAASVQEAMDLAGTNFYNPSWGYQNGAKRNSNVATAFQPAFMGVYEYKPNNHTNWTTTLGYISGKKKNSAFDWYNAPDPRPDYYRYLPGYYTSGQPALAAILRQQMVDHPNLLQVNWPQLYEVNRGNTATVLNVNGVTGNDVTGARSLYILSNRVNELHRIMINSVYNTKLNKRIAFTAGADYQHQSNHYYQEVKDLLGGAFWVNVNQFAERDFPNDPRAQQYDVDRPNQLKKKGDAYGYDYQMKVDRLGGWVQTMLLLDHFDLFVSGRLSFTRFWRTGLNRNGLFPDHSFGVSKKVAFLNPEVKAGIVYKLNGRNYFFVNGGYFSKAPYFDNVFIAPRTRNTLQSDTIRSEITQTIEGGYRLNSPRVQLSIKGYYTSVKNTYDVLTFYHDQYQDFVNYALSGMNTLYFGGELGATIKLTPGLSFNGAAAVGRYYYNSRPHAVITVDNSAVALAAQTVYLKNFRVASTPQTAYSAGLFYRSPRYWFISITGNYFDHSWLSLNPIRRTAAAIGTDNPTSFEEQESIYKMIAQEKLPAQFTLDFFGGWSKRLSRKLMIHHKPVYLVFYLSVNNLLDNKKMRSGGFEQLRFDMADKDINKFPPKYYYATGLNYTASLMLRFN
- a CDS encoding DUF5689 domain-containing protein; the encoded protein is MKKSFIRICKSTVKFLLPGILLLLACNKKFDEPPINEDPDIAVTMTIAELKARYQGVGFFQNIEEDKTITGVITADDRSGNFYKQIVIQDETGAIPILLDGTNVYTSYPVGRRVFVNLKGLMLGDYGGTIQLGLDSSRSGAGYLNLGRIPSVQFDLFITKGSYGNSVAPKVITPADLSVNILNPLQSTLVQLDHFQFADGDTAKTYGDPSKKISALNFTLWNCDKKSIVLRNSSYAVFAALKVPQGNGSIVGISNMFNGTQQVLIRDTTDVRLSQPRCSP